The Salinibacterium sp. M195 genome includes a window with the following:
- the pstC gene encoding phosphate ABC transporter permease subunit PstC has translation MTSTAAARVRAKQRPGDRLFSGTALTAGALILAILAAVAAFLVIQGVPGITADPEKTTLLEGTNFWAYVGPLVFGTLWSAALALMMAVPIAIGIALFISHYAPRPLAATLGYIIDLLAAVPSVVFGLWGGNVLAVGVQPFYSWLVENFSWIPFFAGPASGTGRTVLTASIVLAVMVLPIITAICREVFLQTPVLHEEAALALGATRWEMIKIAVLPFGRAGIVSGAMLGLGRALGETMAVAMVLSASNVITFNVVSSTNPSTIAANIALSFPEAYGLNVNVLIATGLILFAITLIVNTIARYIVNRRKEFSGAN, from the coding sequence ATGACCTCGACTGCGGCTGCCCGTGTCCGCGCGAAGCAGCGCCCCGGAGACCGCCTCTTCTCCGGGACCGCCCTCACCGCTGGCGCGCTCATCCTCGCGATCCTCGCAGCAGTCGCTGCCTTCCTCGTTATTCAAGGCGTACCGGGAATCACCGCGGATCCCGAAAAAACTACCCTCCTCGAGGGCACAAACTTCTGGGCCTACGTTGGCCCGCTTGTCTTCGGAACACTGTGGTCTGCAGCGCTCGCCCTCATGATGGCCGTTCCAATTGCTATCGGCATCGCGCTTTTTATCTCGCACTACGCTCCCCGCCCACTCGCGGCAACGCTCGGCTACATCATCGACCTACTCGCCGCTGTTCCCTCGGTAGTGTTCGGCCTCTGGGGCGGCAACGTGCTCGCCGTGGGAGTTCAGCCGTTCTATTCCTGGCTCGTCGAGAACTTCAGCTGGATCCCGTTCTTCGCCGGTCCAGCATCCGGCACCGGCCGCACGGTCCTCACCGCATCCATCGTGCTCGCCGTTATGGTGTTGCCCATCATTACGGCCATCTGCCGTGAAGTCTTCCTGCAGACCCCCGTGCTTCACGAAGAAGCCGCACTCGCCCTCGGCGCTACACGCTGGGAAATGATCAAGATAGCGGTGCTGCCCTTCGGACGTGCCGGTATCGTCTCTGGCGCGATGCTCGGCTTGGGTCGTGCCCTGGGAGAAACAATGGCCGTTGCCATGGTGCTCTCCGCGTCAAATGTCATCACCTTCAACGTGGTCAGTTCAACTAACCCGTCGACGATCGCGGCAAACATTGCGCTGAGTTTCCCTGAGGCTTACGGACTCAACGTCAATGTGCTCATCGCAACCGGCCTCATCCTCTTTGCCATCACCCTGATCGTCAACACGATCGCGCGCTACATCGTCAACCGCCGCAAGGAATTTTCGGGAGCGAACTGA
- a CDS encoding phosphate ABC transporter substrate-binding protein PstS — translation MNFKRLGTIGAIAIAGTILLSSCAAASGTEGEATGSDLTGTLVGAGASSQQSAQEAWVAGFQTANENVTVEYDPIGSGGGRDTFIGGGSQFAGSDRAFKSEEIDEDNFASCVPGTGILEIPAYISPIAIIFKLDGVDSLNLDADTIAGIFNGTITKWNDAAIVSQNDGVELPDLGITPVHRADDSGTTANFTDYLSAAAPSVWTVGSIETWPTEFGGEGAPQTSGLVDAVTNGTGTIGYADASRAGDLGTVAVKVGDEYVPYSPEAAAAIVDVSPFAEGRGETDFAVELDRASDESGVYPVVLISYLIACNEYVSSENVDLVKGYLSYIISDEGQNTAAESAGSAPISSTLFDKAQAAVDAIK, via the coding sequence GTGAACTTCAAGCGTCTTGGCACCATCGGTGCCATTGCTATCGCAGGCACCATCCTCCTCTCCTCGTGCGCAGCAGCAAGCGGCACCGAAGGCGAAGCAACTGGCTCCGACCTCACCGGAACTCTCGTCGGCGCAGGCGCGTCGTCACAGCAGTCAGCCCAAGAGGCCTGGGTTGCTGGATTCCAGACAGCCAACGAGAACGTCACCGTTGAGTACGACCCCATCGGCTCCGGCGGTGGACGCGACACGTTCATCGGTGGCGGAAGCCAATTCGCTGGCTCTGACCGTGCTTTCAAGAGCGAAGAGATTGACGAAGACAACTTCGCTTCGTGCGTTCCCGGCACTGGCATCCTCGAGATCCCTGCCTACATCTCGCCGATCGCGATCATTTTCAAGCTCGACGGTGTTGACTCGCTCAACCTTGACGCTGACACGATCGCCGGAATCTTCAACGGCACGATCACCAAGTGGAACGATGCAGCAATCGTTTCGCAGAACGACGGCGTAGAGCTTCCCGATCTCGGAATCACCCCCGTTCACCGTGCGGATGACTCGGGAACGACCGCGAACTTCACCGACTACCTGTCGGCTGCAGCTCCCTCGGTCTGGACCGTCGGCTCGATCGAAACTTGGCCGACCGAGTTCGGTGGCGAAGGTGCACCTCAGACCTCTGGTCTCGTTGACGCCGTCACTAACGGAACCGGAACCATTGGATACGCCGACGCGTCACGCGCCGGAGACCTCGGAACCGTCGCCGTCAAGGTCGGCGACGAATACGTTCCTTACTCCCCCGAAGCTGCAGCAGCAATCGTCGATGTCTCGCCGTTCGCTGAAGGCCGTGGCGAGACCGACTTCGCTGTCGAGCTCGACCGCGCATCCGACGAGTCAGGTGTCTACCCGGTCGTCCTGATCAGCTACCTCATCGCCTGCAACGAGTACGTCTCCAGCGAGAACGTTGACCTCGTCAAGGGCTACCTGAGCTACATCATCAGCGACGAAGGACAGAACACCGCGGCAGAATCTGCTGGTTCAGCTCCGATCTCCTCGACCCTGTTCGACAAGGCGCAGGCTGCCGTAGACGCCATCAAGTAA
- a CDS encoding phosphate ABC transporter substrate-binding protein PstS, translating into MKFTRLGTVSIIAMTTALTLSGCVTAPVGDGTGLSGTIIGAGASSQQSAQESWVRGFQLANVRATVEYDPIGSGGGRDTFVGGGAVFAASDRAFTVDEIAESDFVSCVPGTGILEIPAYISPIAIIFSLEGIDSLNLDADTIAAIFMGEVNRWDDEAIVEQNPGVELPDQRITAVHRADDSGTTANFTSYLAEAAPGTWDLGDIEKWPIELGGEAAPQTSGVVDAVTNGTGTIGYADASRAGDLGTVAVKVGEEYVSYSPEAAAAIVDVSPFGEGRGATDFAVEIDRASTASGVYPVVLISYLIACNEYVSAEDVDVIRGYLDYVISPEGQQAAAAGAGSAPISATLFDKANAAVAAIK; encoded by the coding sequence GTGAAGTTCACCCGCCTCGGCACCGTCAGCATCATCGCGATGACTACCGCTCTCACGCTCTCCGGATGCGTAACAGCACCCGTTGGCGACGGGACTGGACTCTCTGGCACCATTATTGGTGCTGGTGCGTCATCGCAGCAGTCTGCGCAAGAGTCGTGGGTTCGAGGCTTCCAGCTCGCTAACGTGCGGGCCACGGTTGAATATGATCCGATCGGCTCCGGCGGCGGTCGAGACACCTTCGTGGGTGGCGGCGCGGTGTTCGCAGCCTCAGACCGCGCGTTCACGGTCGATGAAATTGCGGAAAGCGACTTTGTGTCGTGCGTGCCTGGCACCGGCATCCTCGAAATTCCGGCCTATATCTCTCCCATCGCCATAATTTTCAGTCTCGAGGGAATCGATTCACTCAACCTCGATGCCGACACCATCGCGGCAATCTTTATGGGTGAAGTAAACCGCTGGGATGACGAGGCGATCGTCGAACAGAACCCGGGCGTCGAACTTCCTGATCAGCGAATCACCGCAGTGCATCGCGCAGACGACTCCGGCACGACAGCAAATTTCACGAGCTACCTGGCCGAAGCAGCACCCGGCACGTGGGATCTGGGCGACATCGAGAAGTGGCCGATTGAGCTCGGCGGAGAAGCCGCACCCCAAACATCCGGTGTTGTCGATGCGGTAACTAACGGAACTGGCACGATCGGTTACGCCGATGCCTCGCGCGCTGGCGACCTCGGCACAGTGGCAGTAAAAGTCGGCGAAGAGTACGTCTCCTACTCGCCAGAAGCTGCCGCCGCGATTGTCGATGTCTCGCCGTTCGGCGAAGGCCGTGGTGCAACAGACTTTGCCGTCGAGATCGACCGGGCTTCCACAGCATCCGGTGTCTACCCGGTCGTGCTGATCAGTTACCTCATCGCCTGCAACGAATATGTTTCGGCAGAGGACGTGGATGTTATCCGGGGCTACCTGGACTACGTGATCAGCCCAGAGGGCCAGCAGGCGGCCGCAGCCGGCGCCGGGTCTGCCCCAATCTCAGCAACTCTCTTTGACAAGGCGAACGCCGCAGTAGCGGCAATCAAGTAA
- a CDS encoding NUDIX domain-containing protein, whose protein sequence is MTSANTPVLAAGIVCWRVVDGKPRVLLVHRTVHKDVSLPKGKVDPGETLPETAVREICEETGLRVDLGVPLGKVHYTLANGRDKYVHYWSAEVNDHDLERAKFTPNDEISSLEWLSLSKARKKVSYDHDRDVLDRFAALYDAGNARTFAIIAVRHGKAVPGETWDGPDATRPLMHRGSEQAAIIAGGIAAYAPERILSSTAARCLATIAPLAERTELDIKATDDLSQDAYVGNGKAVMAIVAKRIKKQQTTVMCSHGPVLPQIISALAEASATKPDAQLRAAAMLSTGDFSVLHFARDTKKIRLVAVETHQP, encoded by the coding sequence GTGACGTCAGCGAATACCCCAGTACTCGCCGCCGGCATTGTGTGCTGGCGAGTGGTCGATGGCAAGCCACGAGTGCTGCTGGTGCATCGCACCGTGCACAAAGATGTCTCATTGCCGAAAGGCAAAGTAGACCCGGGAGAGACATTGCCCGAGACGGCGGTTCGCGAAATTTGCGAAGAGACTGGCCTTCGTGTTGATCTCGGGGTGCCCCTCGGAAAAGTCCACTACACGCTGGCAAACGGCCGAGACAAGTACGTGCACTACTGGTCGGCCGAAGTAAACGACCACGACCTCGAGCGCGCCAAATTCACTCCCAACGATGAAATTTCGTCGCTGGAATGGTTGTCACTGTCGAAAGCACGCAAGAAGGTCAGCTACGACCACGACAGGGACGTGCTCGACCGCTTCGCCGCCCTGTATGACGCCGGCAATGCCCGTACGTTTGCGATTATCGCCGTACGCCACGGCAAAGCCGTTCCTGGCGAGACGTGGGACGGCCCCGATGCCACGCGTCCACTCATGCATCGCGGAAGTGAACAGGCCGCCATCATCGCCGGCGGCATTGCGGCCTACGCGCCCGAGCGCATCCTGAGCAGCACCGCCGCTCGCTGCCTTGCAACGATTGCCCCTCTTGCGGAACGAACTGAGCTCGATATCAAAGCAACAGATGACCTCAGCCAAGATGCCTATGTCGGAAACGGCAAAGCCGTGATGGCAATCGTGGCAAAACGGATCAAGAAGCAACAAACCACGGTGATGTGCAGCCACGGGCCCGTATTGCCGCAGATCATCAGTGCGCTCGCGGAAGCGTCGGCAACGAAGCCGGATGCTCAACTCCGCGCCGCCGCCATGCTCAGCACCGGCGACTTTTCGGTACTTCACTTTGCTCGAGACACCAAGAAAATTCGACTCGTCGCCGTCGAAACACACCAGCCCTAG
- a CDS encoding RNA degradosome polyphosphate kinase — MENESALADPSSATDSLDEYDIDESSSVDDGTLIYDRYLDRELSWLAFNQRVLELAEDTTLPLLERANFLAIFASNLDEFFMVRVAGLKRRIDTGLAVPTNTGRAPVDVLEELSAAAHALQERHAAEFRDSVKPALDAEGIHIETWADLGPEDRERVHEIFSNQIFPVLMPLAVDPAHPFPYISGLSLNLSIRVRNPKTKKEEFARLKVPSVLPRFIQLPDDGSDQLRYIPLEDLISNHLGALFPGMEILAHHEFRVTRNEDVNVDEDESENLIKSLEKQILNRRFGPPIRLEITDDMDDVTLGLLVRELKITEQEVYRLPAPLNLSGLFQLTNIARPALKYPRHVPITSPSLMPSEGNERADIFRAIARKDILLHHPYESFSTSVQSFLEQAAADPDVLAIKQTLYRTSGDSPIVEALIDAAEAGKAVLALVEIKARFDETANISWARKLEKAGVHVVYGLVGLKTHCKLALVVRQEEGKLRHYAHIGTGNYNPKTSRLYEDLGLLTADDQVGKDLTRLFNELSGYAIEKKFKRLLVAPRHLRKGLIKQIENETSNARAGLPSGIRIKLNSMVDEAIIDALYRASNEGVPVDIVVRGICSLRAGVPGLSENIRVRSVLGRYLEHSRVFSFHNNGDPQVFIGSSDMMHRNLDRRVEALVRIVEPEHIAELDYIFDLAVDETTASWWLNPDGEWVRHGLSESGEPLNDMQNVLMKRITQRKRGGARR; from the coding sequence ATGGAAAACGAAAGCGCGCTTGCCGATCCGAGCTCCGCGACTGATTCGCTCGACGAATACGACATCGACGAATCATCGAGCGTTGACGACGGCACCCTCATCTATGACCGCTACCTTGACCGCGAGCTGAGCTGGCTTGCCTTCAACCAGCGGGTACTTGAGCTAGCAGAAGACACGACTCTTCCCCTGCTCGAGCGCGCAAACTTCTTGGCCATTTTCGCCAGTAACCTCGATGAGTTCTTCATGGTGCGCGTTGCCGGCCTCAAACGCCGCATCGACACTGGCCTTGCCGTTCCCACCAACACTGGTCGCGCGCCCGTCGACGTGCTTGAAGAATTGAGCGCCGCCGCCCACGCCCTTCAGGAGCGTCACGCGGCCGAATTCCGCGACAGCGTGAAGCCAGCACTAGATGCCGAGGGCATCCACATCGAAACCTGGGCCGATCTCGGCCCGGAGGACCGCGAGCGCGTCCACGAGATCTTCTCCAACCAGATTTTCCCCGTGCTCATGCCACTGGCCGTCGACCCCGCGCATCCGTTCCCCTACATCTCAGGGCTCTCGCTCAACCTGTCGATTCGCGTGCGCAACCCCAAAACCAAAAAAGAAGAGTTCGCGCGACTGAAAGTGCCGAGCGTTCTGCCGCGCTTCATTCAGTTGCCAGATGACGGCAGCGACCAGCTGCGCTACATTCCGCTCGAGGATCTCATTTCGAACCACCTCGGGGCGCTGTTCCCCGGCATGGAAATTCTGGCGCACCACGAGTTCCGCGTCACCCGAAATGAAGACGTGAATGTTGACGAAGATGAGTCAGAAAACCTGATCAAGTCACTCGAAAAGCAGATTCTGAACCGCCGCTTCGGCCCGCCCATCCGGCTGGAGATCACGGACGATATGGATGACGTCACCCTCGGTCTTCTTGTGCGCGAGCTCAAGATCACCGAGCAAGAGGTCTACCGGCTGCCGGCACCGCTCAACCTGAGCGGACTCTTTCAGCTCACGAACATCGCTCGGCCGGCTCTCAAGTACCCGCGCCACGTTCCGATCACGAGCCCGAGTCTTATGCCGTCTGAGGGCAACGAGCGCGCTGACATTTTCCGAGCCATTGCGCGCAAGGACATTCTCTTGCACCACCCCTACGAGTCGTTTTCGACGAGCGTTCAATCGTTCCTCGAGCAGGCCGCGGCCGACCCTGATGTGCTGGCAATCAAGCAAACCCTGTACCGCACGAGCGGCGATAGCCCCATTGTCGAAGCGCTCATCGATGCCGCCGAAGCCGGCAAGGCTGTGCTCGCTCTTGTCGAAATTAAGGCACGTTTTGACGAAACAGCGAATATCTCGTGGGCGCGCAAGCTGGAGAAAGCTGGCGTGCACGTCGTCTATGGACTCGTCGGCCTCAAAACGCATTGCAAACTCGCACTCGTCGTACGTCAAGAAGAAGGCAAGCTTCGCCACTACGCCCATATCGGCACCGGAAACTACAATCCCAAGACCAGCCGCCTCTATGAAGACCTCGGCTTGCTCACGGCAGACGACCAAGTCGGAAAAGACCTCACTCGGCTCTTCAATGAGCTTTCGGGTTACGCGATCGAGAAGAAGTTCAAGCGACTGCTTGTTGCTCCGCGCCACTTGCGTAAGGGCCTGATCAAGCAAATCGAGAATGAAACCTCCAACGCCCGCGCTGGCCTCCCCTCTGGCATCCGGATCAAACTGAATTCGATGGTGGATGAGGCGATTATCGATGCCCTCTACCGCGCGAGCAATGAGGGAGTTCCTGTCGACATCGTCGTTCGCGGAATCTGCTCATTGCGCGCGGGAGTTCCTGGCCTCAGCGAGAACATTCGCGTGCGCTCGGTACTCGGCCGCTACCTCGAACACTCCCGTGTGTTCTCGTTTCACAACAATGGAGACCCACAAGTCTTCATTGGCAGCTCAGACATGATGCACCGCAATCTCGACCGCCGGGTCGAAGCACTCGTGCGCATTGTTGAACCGGAACACATCGCAGAACTCGACTACATCTTCGATCTCGCAGTCGATGAGACCACGGCATCTTGGTGGCTGAATCCTGACGGCGAATGGGTGCGTCACGGCCTGTCCGAGTCCGGCGAACCGCTCAACGACATGCAGAATGTTCTTATGAAGCGAATTACGCAGCGCAAACGAGGCGGAGCTCGCCGGTGA